The proteins below are encoded in one region of Strix aluco isolate bStrAlu1 chromosome 8, bStrAlu1.hap1, whole genome shotgun sequence:
- the BEST4 gene encoding bestrophin-4 — protein sequence MTISYTLKVANSRFGGFSKLLFRWKGSIYKLLYKEFIVFVVLYALLSLVYRQLLTEEQKRLYTKVAQYCNRSTDLIPMSFVLGFYVTLIVNRWWAQYTSIPLPDQLMCVISSNVHGKDERGRILRRTLIRYANLSAVLILRSVSTRVLKRFPTMDHVVEAGFMTQEERKKFESLHSDFNKYWIPCVWFTNLAAQARRDGRIRDDVALRLLMDELNLYRAKCSMLFHYDWISIPLVYTQVVTIAVYSFFAFCLIGRQFLEPLEPGQEGDLDMYIPLSTLLQFFFYAGWLKVAEQIINPFGEDDDDFETNKLIDRNLQVSLLSVDDMYQNLPPAVKDKYWNESTAQPPYTMATAAETLKPSFLGSTFDMRMCEDTEQSQPAEASPSVPRIQTPLLSRFFTAASPAISIKNFGWGSRGHPHLRRPRMDGGFPSPYPNRSEDPESVARIEEEETEDEESRASDPTTPGGCLGGTQPPEASETQRKELPLIQVKAPSSDSIGADRPEAWEP from the exons ATGACCATCTCCTACACGCTGAAAGTTGCCAACTCCCGTTTTGGGGGCTTCTCCAAGCTGCTCTTCCGCTGGAAAGGCAGCATCTACAAGCTGCTTTACAAGGAGTTCATCGTCTTCGTGGTGCTGTACGCCCTGCTCAGCCTTGTCTACCG GCAGCTGCTGACCGAGGAGCAGAAGCGCCTCTACACCAAAGTGGCTCAATACTGCAACCGCTCTACGGACCTCATCCCCATGTCATTTGTCCTAG GTTTTTACGTCACCCTGATTGTGAACCGGTGGTGGGCCCAGTACACCAGCATCCCCCTGCCCGACCAGCTCATGTGTGTCATCTCCAGCAACGTCCATGGCAAGGACGAGAGGGGCCGGATCCTGCGCCGCACCCTCATCCGCTATGCCAACCTGTCGGCGGTCCTCATCCTGCGCTCCGTCAGCACGAGGGTGCTCAAGCGCTTCCCCACCATGGACCACGTGGTGGAAGCGG GCTTCATGACACAGGAAGAGCGCAAGAAGTTCGAGAGCCTCCACTCCGACTTCAACAAGTACTGGATCCCCTGTGTGTGGTTCACCAACCTGGCAGCCCAGGCCAGGCGGGATGGCCGCATCCGTGACGATGTGGCCCTCCGCCTGCTCATGGAT GAACTGAATCTCTACCGGGCCAAGTGCAGCATGTTGTTCCATTACGACTGGATCAGCATCCCCCTGGTGTACACGCAG GTGGTCACCATCGCTGTCTACTCCTTCTTCGCCTTCTGCCTCATTGGGCGGCAGTTCCTGGAGCCACTGGAgccggggcaggagggggacCTGGACATGTACATCCCCCTCTCCACCCTCCTCCAGTTCTTCTTCTATGCTGGCTGGCTGAAG gttGCAGAGCAGATCATTAACCCCTTCGGAGAAGACGATGATGACTTTGAGACCAACAAGCTGATAGACAGGAACCTGCAG GTGTCCCTGCTCTCCGTGGATGACATGTACCAGAACCTGCCCCCCGCCGTGAAGGACAAATACTGGAACGAGTCCACAGCTCAGCCCCCCTACACCATGGCCACAGCTGCTGAGACCTTGAAGCCCTCATTCCTGGGCTCCACCTTCGACATGCG CATGTGTGAGGACACGGAGCAGAGCCAGCCAGCAGAAGCCTCGCCAAGCGTACCGCGCATCCAGACGCCTCTGCTCAGTCGCTTCTTCACTGCCGCATCCCCTGCCATCAGCATCAAAAACTTTGGCTGGGGCAGCCGAGgtcacccccacctccggcgccccCGGATGGATGGCGGCTTCCCCTCCCCTTATCCCAACCGCTCCGAGGACCCTGAGTCGGTGGCCCGCATCGAGGAGGAGGAGACGGAGGATGAGGAGAGCCGGGCCAGTGATCCCACCACGCCTGGTGGTTGCCTGGGGGGGACCCAGCCACCGGAGGCCTCCGAAACACAGAGGAAGGAGCTGCCGCTGATCCAGGTGAAGGCACCATCCAGCGACAGCATCGGGGCTGACCGGCCAGAGGCCTGGGAGCCCTGA
- the KIF2C gene encoding kinesin-like protein KIF2C — protein MDSRLYRNVCPGLVINIQRSNGLIHKATVKTVSVERSSVCVEWPEGGAVKGKEIDIDDVITINPELSKEVSAADAKENLPLQENVTVQKQKRRTTLSKIPAPREVAAVTPNVSAPEQKIPAVRGRSRMSVITESQCTLQENEMGVDPCTSTQTRNNLSVPAGRTRTRRLSCATEASLTNVNGNTEDHLPAARMNSSVSPVRRKSNIVKEMEKMKNRREEKRAQISEIRTKRAQEYDSSCPNWEFAQMIKEFRATLDCQPISITDPIEEHRICVCVRKRPLNKQERLKKECDVITVQSKCVLLVHEPKQKVDLTKYLETQAFRFDFSFDESSSNEMVYRFTARPLVETIFEGGKATCFAYGQTGSGKTHTMGGDFSGRAQNASKGIYAFASQDVFLLLNQPRYRYQDLEVYVTFFEIYNGKVFDLLNKKTKLRVLEDGKQQVQVVGLQERQVSCAEDVIRMIEMGSACRTSGQTFANASSSRSHACFQIILRRRGKLFGKFSLVDLAGNERGADTSSADRQTRMEGAEINKSLLALKECIRALGQNKSHTPFRESKLTQVLRDSFIGTNSRTCMIAMISPGMSSCEYTLNTLRYADRVKELSPHNGGGEAQNQMEIENEETETSGEGSGHSLSKDEEEDISPHILNLHEATTQINELEEKVVEQLRELRQRMTTKFDYLLGITEKPDYDLETFVSKAKHFVEESSRNFLSLSERLDALGAAMQLEEQASKQMRWQRP, from the exons ATGGACTCCCGCCTCTACCGCAACGTCTGCCCTGGCCTCGTCATTAACATACAGCGGAGCAATG GCTTGATCCACAAGGCGACGGTGAAGACGGTGAGCGTGGAGCGGTCCTCCGTGTGCGTGGAGTGGCCCGAGGGCGGCGCCGTCAAGGGCAAGGAG ATTGACATTGATGATGTGATAACAATAAATCCTGAGCTATCAAAAGAAGTATCTGCTGCAGATGCAAAAGAGAACCTTCCTTTGCAAGAGAATGTAACTGTACAG aaacagaagcGTAGAACAACCCTTTCAAAGATTCCTGCTCCACGGGAAG TTGCAGCAGTGACACCTAATGTCTCTGCACCTGAGCAGAAGATTCCAG CTGTTCGTGGCCGCTCCAGGATGtctgttatcacagaatcacagtgcACCCTCCAGGAGAATGAGATGGGGGTGGATCCCTGCACTTCTACACAAACCAGAAACAATCTGTCAGTTCCTG CTGGCCGAACAAGGACTCGCAGGCTGAGCTGTGCTACGGAAGCCTCACTGACAAATGTAAATGGAAATACAGAGGATCACCTGCCTGCTGCTAGAATGAACTCTTCAGTGAGCCCAG TTCGGAGAAAATCTAACATTgtgaaagagatggagaaaatgaaaaacaggagagaagaaaagagagctCAAATTAGTGAAATCAGGACAAAACGTGCACAG GAATATGACAGCAGCTGTCCAAACTGGGAGTTTGCACAGATGATCAAGGAATTCAGAGCAACTTTAGACTGCCAGCCAATATCTATAACTGATCCA ATAGAAGAACATAGGATTTGTGTCTGTGTGAGGAAGCGCCCTCTCAATAAACAAG AACGTCTGAAAAAGGAATGTGATGTGATTACTGTTCAGAGCAAGTGTGTCCTGCTGGTGCATGAGCCAAAGCAGAAAGTGGACCTAACAAAATACCTGGAAACCCAAGCATTTAGATTTGACTTTTCATTTGATGAATCCTCTTCTAATGAGATGGTTTATAG GTTCACTGCTAGACCTCTTGTAGAGACCATCTTTGAGGGTGGGAAGGCGACGTGCTTTGCATATGGCCAGACAGGCAGCGGCAAGACACAT ACTATGGGTGGAGACTTCTCTGGGAGAGCACAGAATGCCTCAAAGGGCATATATGCTTTTGCAT CACAAGATGTTTTCCTCCTTCTAAACCAGCCCAGGTACAGGTATCAGGACCTGGAAGTCTATGTGACTTTCTTTGAAATATACAATGgaaag GTGTTTGACCTCTTGAATAAGAAGACAAAGCTTCGAGTCCTGGAGGATGGCAAGCAGCAGGTCCAGGTTGTTGGTCTCCAAGAGAGACAAGTCAGCTGTGCTGAGGATGTCATCAGAATGATTGAGATGGGCAGTGCCTGCAG GACATCTGGGCAGACTTTTGCAAATGCTAGCTCTTCACGGTCACACGCCTGCTTCCAAATCATACTACGCCGAAGAGGGAAACTGTTTGGCAAATTTTCCTTGGTGGATCTGGCAGGAAATGAGAGGGGTGCAGACACATCTAGTGCTGATCGGCAGACAAGGATGGAAGGTGCAGAAATCAATAAGAGCTTGCTGGCTTTGAAG GAATGCATCCGAGCTTTAGGGCAGAACAAATCTCATACCCCTTTCCGGGAGAGCAAGCTGACCCAGGTGCTAAGAGACTCTTTCATAGGAACAAACTCAAGGACCTGTATG ATAGCAATGATTTCTCCAGGCATGAGTTCGTGTGAGTACACCTTAAACACACTGAGATACGCTGACAG AGTGAAAGAGCTCAGCCCTCATAATGGAGGTGGTGAAGCACAGAATCAGATGGAGATTGAGAATGAGGAAACAGAGACCAGTGGAGAAGGCTCAGGTCACAGT CTCTccaaggatgaggaggaagatatCTCTCCCCACATTCTCAACTTGCATGAGGCTACGACTCAAATTAATGAATTGGAGGAGAAGGTTGTAGAACAGCTTAGAGAACTGAGACAG AGAATGACGACTAAATTTGACTACCTCTTGGGAATCACAGAGAAACCAGACTATGATCTCGAGACCTTTGTGAGCAAAGCGAAGCACTTCGTAGAGGAGAGCTCAAGAAACTTCCTTAGTCTCAGCG
- the RPS8 gene encoding small ribosomal subunit protein eS8: MGISRDNWHKRRKTGGKRKPYHKKRKYELGRPPANTKIGPRRIHTVRVRGGNKKYRALRLDVGNFSWGSECCTCKTRIIDVVYNASNNELVRTKTLVKNCIVLIDSTPYRQWYEAHYALPLGRKKGAKLTPEEEEILNKKRSKKIQKKYDERKKNAKIASILEEQFQQGKLLACIASRPGQCGRADGYVLEGKELEFYLRKIKARKGK; encoded by the exons ATGG GTATCTCCAGGGACAACTGGCATAAGCGTCGCAAGACTGGGGGCAAGAGGAAGCCCTACCACAAGAAGAGGAAGTATGAGTTGGGGCGACCTCCTGCTAATACTAAG ATTGGCCCACGCCGAATTCATACAGTGAGAGTTCGTGGTGGAAATAAGAAATACCGTGCCCTTCGGTTGGATGTCGGCAACTTCTCCTGGGGATCGGAAT GCTGCACTTGCAAAACCAGAATCATCGATGTTGTCTACAATGCTTCCAACAATGAACTGGTGCGGACAAAGACCCTGGTGAAGAATTGCATCGTTCTCATTGACAGCACCCCGTACCGGCAGTGGTACGAAGCCCACTATGCCTTGCCCCTCGGACGCAAGAAGGGCGCCAAACTG ACTCCTGAAGAGGAGGAAATCTTGAACAAGAAGCGTTCAAAGAAGATCCAGAAAAAGTATGATGAGCGAAAGAAGAATGCCAAGATAGCAAGTATTCTTGAGGAGCAGTTCCAGCAAGGAAAGCTACTTG CCTGCATTGCCTCCAGACCTGGACAGTGTGGCCGAGCCGACGGCTACGTGTTGGAAGGCAAGGAATTAGAGTTCTACTTGAGGAAGATCAAGGCCAGAAAAGGCAAATGA
- the LOC141926820 gene encoding uncharacterized protein LOC141926820, translating into MGGAAAGAGLGTVSLWGSLLLAAGLALDPAPQSCNCTEPMDFQAFREAPLPESCCLNFTSSNITHLDWGALVGVRGLRELYLSHCSITDISNAQGVPPALEILHLSHNLLESLPGSFLEDAPNLRVLYLDSNQLQELPKSFLKASTQVQEVYLGFNALTFLPASLLKPSLLQLQLSNNSWDCSCALLSNLEGWPSLATEVICHTPERYHSVDLQSIPRDELCHSHSLTALFICLPPLLILASVTWCFCRRKRKTNYSLQSRSQSHPATAERGSTLVPAEPHHYVPYELPVTPSETKKKVLLGSQVLLQPSTDPLESSRDLYEEVEIQVGSPSSSQVPACEGQQGTGLDRQRDTPAPRVEELGGSETEMDSVSVSEVLKDSADREKIYMSQSTNYYNLVPGIELEDSDNLEYENIDLH; encoded by the exons ATGGGGGGTGCGGCGGCAG gcgctgggctgGGGACCGTGTCCCTCTGGGGCAGCCTCCTGCTCGCTGCCGGCCTTGCCCTCGACCCAGCACCGCAAAGCTGCAACTGCACGGAGCCCATGGACTTCCAGGCTTTCCGGGAGGCTCCGCTCCCCGAGAGCTGCTGCCTCAACTTCACCAGCTCCAACATCACCCACCTGGACTGGGGCGCACTGGTAGGGGTGCGGGGGCTGCGGGAGCTCTATCTCTCACACTGCAGCATCACAGACATCAGCAATGCCCAGGGAGTCCCCCCTGCCTTGGAGATCTTGCACTTAAGTCACAACCTGCTGGAAAGTCTCCCTGGAAGCTTTCTGGAAGATGCCCCTAATTTGAGGGTCCTTTATCTGGACAGCAACCAGCTCCAGGAGCTGCCCAAGTCCTTCCTGAAAGCATCGACCCAGGTCCAGGAGGTCTACCTGGGCTTCAATGCCCTGACCTTCCTTCCTGCCAGCCTCCTGAAGCcgtctctgctccagctccagctctccAACAACAGCTGGGACTGCAGCTGTGCTTTGCTCAGCAACCTGGAGGGTTGGCCCAGCCTGGCCACTGAGGTTATCTGCCACACACCAGAGCGGTACCACAGTGTGGACCTCCAGAGCATCCCCCGGGATGAGCTGTGCCACTCGCACAGCCTCACCGCCCTCTTCATCTGCCTGCCCCCTCTCCTCATCCTTGCCAGTGTCACCTGGTGCTTCTGCAGGCGGAAGAGAAAGACCAACTACAGCCTTCAGAGCAGGTCCCAGAGCCACCCAGCCACAGCAGAGAGGGGCAGCACGCTGGTGCCTGCAGAGCCCCACCACTACGTCCCCTACGAGCTGCCTGTCACCCCCTCTGAGACCAAGAAGAAGGTGCTGCTGGGGAGCCAGGTCCTGCTCCAGCCCTCCACGGACCcgctggagagcagcagagacCTCTACGAGGAGGTGGAGATCCAGGTGGGATCCCCCAGCAGTTCCCAGGTGCCAGCCTGTGAAGGGCAGCAGGGCACAGGGCTGGACAGGCAGCGGGACACCCCAGCACCGAGGGTAGAGGAGCTGGGGGGCAGCGAGACAGAGATGGACTCCGTCAGCGTGAGTGAAGTCCTGAAGGACTCTGCCGACCGGGAGAAGATCTACATGAGTCAGTCGACCAACTATTACAACCTGGTACCTGGCATCGAGCTGGAGGACTCGGATAACCTGGAGTATGAGAACATCGACCTGCACTGA